Part of the Candidatus Melainabacteria bacterium genome, AGAAGTAACGCCGAAAAACATCCGCATGAGAAAGCGCCAACTCCCCAGACGCTAATCCGCCACGGAACGCACGCATCCCGCGTGCCAGGCATGGATCGCACGCGTCCCGCGTGCCCCGGCATGGATCGCACGCGTCCCGCGTGCCATTATCAACGGGCTTTGCCGGTGCTTGCTTTGCCGCTGCTTGCTTTGCCGGTGCTCTTGCCGGGGTCCTTACTGCTGCCCTTATCCGTGCCTTTGCCAGAGGCTTTACTGCTGCCCGTATCCGCGGCTTTGCCAGCGGCTTTACTGCTGCCCTTATCCGTTCCCTTAGCTGACTGATAGCTGACACGATAAATAGCCCCGGCATCGTCATCTGACACAAGCAGAGCGCCGTCAGGCATGACCTGTACATCGACAGGTCGGCCAAGCACCTGCTCCCCAGGCTGCAAAAATCCTGTCAAAAACGGCGTCGCTGAAACAACTTTCTCTCCATCAAGCTTCACGCACATGACCTGATAGCCGACCTTCTTGCTGCTATTCCAGGAGCCATGCTGAGCGACAAAAATCTGATTTTTGTACTCCGCCGGAAACATCTTGCCTGTGTAGAAACGCATTCCGAGCGCAGCTACGTGGGCAGCGAAGGGATAGCGTGGCGGCACCGGTTTCAAATTCGCAGGCGCCCGCGATCCAAACTCAGGGTCAGGCACATTGTTTCCGAAAAAGAACGGAAAACCAAAATGCATTCCAGCCTGTGGTGCACAATTCAGCTCATCTGGCGGAGTGGTGTCATTGAGCAGATCTCGACCATTATCAGTGAACCAGAGCTGACCCGTAACAGGGTGCCAATCAAAGCCGACTGTGTTGCGAATGCCTCTAGCGAAGACTTCCTGTTCGGAGCCATCAGGTTTCATACGAGAGATGGCAGCGAATGGATCGTTGCGCATACAAACGTTGCAAGGCGCGCCAACAGGCACATACAGCTTATCGTCAGGACTGAAGCGAATGAATTTCCATCCGTGATGTCTCTTGTCCGGAAAATTTGTTGACACCACCACCGGTGCTGGTGGATCTTTCAAATGTTGTTCGATGTTATCAAATCGAATCACGCGATTAAGCTCGGC contains:
- a CDS encoding sorbosone dehydrogenase family protein, with amino-acid sequence MLTTGVLPGASAQTTKVPQLDKLKVPPGFKVEVYKDNIENARSMTLSPSGTLFVGTTRKGSVYAVVDKDKDGKADEVFVIARNLDLPNGVAFRNGSLYVAELNRVIRFDNIEQHLKDPPAPVVVSTNFPDKRHHGWKFIRFSPDDKLYVPVGAPCNVCMRNDPFAAISRMKPDGSEQEVFARGIRNTVGFDWHPVTGQLWFTDNGRDLLNDTTPPDELNCAPQAGMHFGFPFFFGNNVPDPEFGSRAPANLKPVPPRYPFAAHVAALGMRFYTGKMFPAEYKNQIFVAQHGSWNSSKKVGYQVMCVKLDGEKVVSATPFLTGFLQPGEQVLGRPVDVQVMPDGALLVSDDDAGAIYRVSYQSAKGTDKGSSKAAGKAADTGSSKASGKGTDKGSSKDPGKSTGKASSGKASTGKAR